The nucleotide window GGCCGCAACAATCCCGCCTACAATCGCACAGGTCGTATCACGGTCACCCAGGGCACTGACTGTTTTCCACATCGCCGTTTCAAAATCATCCAGCCACTGTGCCGCGCACCAGACTGCGAATGGAACTGTATCCTGGGCCGAAACCCCGGTGCCGTTGCCCAGCATGGCTGCAACGTGCGCGATATCCGTTGAACTGGACATGGTTTGCGCCCGGGCAAGTTTGCTTTTGACTTCGCTCGAAGGCGTGCAAGAAAGAATTTCGGCGAAAAATTCGTCTACCGCTGGTTTCACAGCGTGCTTCCGGGCCCGAACCGCCGCACCAGCCGCCACGGCCACGGCAATCGCTCCGGCAATTGCTTCCGGATGGGCGTGGGTGACTTCGGCGGAAAGCCGCGCCTGTTCAAAAAGTGGAAAATCATCAGCCAAGAAGGCCCCAAGCGGTGCCACACGCATCGCGGCGCCATTTCCAAATGACCCTTGCCCGGCAAACAGGCTGCTGGCGACATCGCGCCAGTCTTCGCCGTCACGGATGCGCCCCAGCGCACGGTGCATAGATGGACCGTAAGCCCGTTCGTA belongs to Acidobacteriota bacterium and includes:
- a CDS encoding ADP-ribosylglycohydrolase family protein, with translation MQPLHICFENALTSLDGLSVGDAFGQCFFVNSQLLEQLITERALPSPPWFFTDDTVMTLSIVSNLRQFGAINQDVLARSFAERYDYERAYGPSMHRALGRIRDGEDWRDVASSLFAGQGSFGNGAAMRVAPLGAFLADDFPLFEQARLSAEVTHAHPEAIAGAIAVAVAAGAAVRARKHAVKPAVDEFFAEILSCTPSSEVKSKLARAQTMSSSTDIAHVAAMLGNGTGVSAQDTVPFAVWCAAQWLDDFETAMWKTVSALGDRDTTCAIVGGIVAAFTGREGIPAGWLSDREPLPDWFLTEMALTSAKPELSNRT